The genomic segment GTTGGATTCTGTCGAGGCATCTCGCAACGATCAAATCCGGAAGATTGTCGGTATGATTTATTCGTTGAGTGAACAGGTTGGGCGAACGCTTCCCCAACGAAAGACGTTACTCGGCGGCTGCAAGGAAAAAGGTGCTTTTCGCCTGCCAAGCTATCCCCATCGGCCTGAGGGGTGGTTCTGGCTTAGGGAAGCATTTCGTCCGATCTGGAATCGGGTATTTCCCGATTCCAATATTGATGTCGATCGGCTTACCATTATGGTAGTCTCGATCGTGCCCCGCCTTATTTTTCTTTTCCCTGAGCAGGGTGAGGAAAATATGCAATTTATTACGCAACTGATTCAGCGCGGGACAAAAGAAAATGGAGCGATAGATGGCAGATAATTACAATAATGAACGAATCCAATTACTGGCAGAGGGAGACATCGGCTCGGCCCTTTTCAAGCTTTCGGCTCCGGCAGTGGCCGGAATGATGGTTATGGCAATCTATAATGTAGTGGATACGTTTTTCGTGAGCCTTTTGCGGGATACCACGGCAGTTGCCGCTACAGGGATTGTCTTTCCCCTTTTTCAGCTTATCGGTTCCATCGGCCTTACCTTTGGGATGGGGGCCGCCAGCGTTATCAGCAGAAAACTGGGGGAAAATGATTACAAAGAGGCAAACCGCACCGCTGCTACCGCTCTTTATACCTCTTTGGGCGTCGGTATAGCATTTGCCCTTGTCGGTGCGACCTTTATAAAGCCACTTCTGGTTCTCTTTGGGGCCACGGACTCGATCCTGAGCACCGCAGACCTTTACGGCAGAGTCATTGTGGGTGGTTCCATCTTCCAGGTTACCAACATGACCCTCAATAATATTCTCCGTTCTGAGGGCGCTGCATTACATAGCAGTACCGGACAGATTATCGGTGCAGTTATGAATATTATCCTCGATCCACTTTTTATCTTTGCCTTGAATATGGGTATAACCGGAGCCGCAATTGCAACGGTGATTTCCCAGGGCATCTCGACACTCTATCTTGCCAGCTACTATTTTCGAGACAAGGGAGCCATTAATCCCTTCAAGCGTTCTTATTTTCACCCCAGGGTAAGGACCTATCGAAATATTATGAACATGGGAATTCCCACCTTCGTACGGCAGATTTTGGGAAGCATCTCCTTTGGTATCGTCAATAACGCCGCAGGCGTCTACGGGGATTCCTCTATTGCGGCTGTGAGTATCAACTTTCGCCTTTTCAGCCTTCTGATGATGGCGCTTTTCGGATTGGCCCAGGGCCTGCAGCCTTTGGCCGGATACAACTATGGCGCTCGCCGTTTCGACAGGGTACGACAAACCATTAGGATTGTTTTCGGTGTTGCAAGTGGAATCGGCCTGTTTGCCGGAATCCTTTGTTTTATCTTTGCCCCGGCGATCATGCGGGTTTTTGCACCCCAGGACCCTGATGTCATTGCCATGGGCTCAGAGGCGATGCGCATGATGGCCCTTTCCCTTATTCCCGTGGGCTTGGTAATTATGTTCGGCGGGATTTTTCAGGCCCTTGGAAATGGACGGTATGCCTTGATTCTTGCGGCGGGTCAACAAGGGCTTTTCCTGATTCCTCTGGTGCTTATCCTTCCCCGTTTTTTCGGCATCTCGGGCGTGTTCGCCGCCCAGCCTGCGGGATTTGTCTTTGCCCTCCTTGTAGGAGTGATACTCTTTCTCCGGCAAAGCAATGTTTTGAAGGCCCGAGAAACCAATATGCTGGAGGGATAAAAAAGGAAATCATTTAGGCGACGGGAATGCCTACTTCCTGCATTGCCCGTTGCTGTTTCCGTTTTTCGTTTTTTGCGAAGTTCAAAAAATCGGTCCTGGTTACAATACCGGCGAGTTTTTCCGCTTTGATGATCGGAAGATGACCAATGTTATTATCGAAAAGTTTCTCTTCGATTTCCCGGACCGTGGTTTCCGGAGCGGCGGTGATGAGGTTTCTTGTCATGTAGCCTTTCACCGGAGAGTGCATTTGTTCAGCCCTTCTTCCCTTCATGATGTCCCTAAGGGTGATGAAGCCGGCAAGGGCCCCGGTTTCGCATATCACGGGAATACCGGTGTGACCCAGCTTTTCCAGAAGTATTGAGGCCTCCAGCAGACTCGCCGTATCAAGTATCGTATGGACTGGGCTGCTCATAAGTTCCTCGGCAGTAATCGCCGGGGCAAGCATTTCCTCGAGGTGCTCGAGCAGCTTTTTGTGCACGAAACGTCCGTCTTCATGTTTTACCATGGCCGAACCCGCTTTCGGATGCCCTCCTCCACCGAAGATTCTGAGGATGTCGTTAAGATCGATGGTATTCTTTTGATTTCGTGCAATGATAAGTGTTTTCTTCTTTTTGGGAAAATGAAATGTGGCGAAAAAAAGATCTTGGTTTTCCACCTCGAATACCTTTTCCACCACTGCACCGAGCCCTTCCGTTTCCGTTTCTATCTCCCAATAACTGGTAATAACTTGATGTCCGTGAATCGAATGATATGTCAGCCTGTTGAGAAGCTCGTGAAAGAGGGTTACCTGGTAGGTTCCCGACAAAGGCTTTAGAAATCGCTTTACCATGGGGAGGGAAGCGCCACAGGTTAGAAGATAGGAGGCAACGGAAAAATCGACCTCCTGGACATT from the Sediminispirochaeta bajacaliforniensis DSM 16054 genome contains:
- a CDS encoding TetR/AcrR family transcriptional regulator; its protein translation is MPKLIKNIESRLIDELENMIFTEGQELTLRSLAERAGIAVGTIYNYFPDKDDLLKALFQREWSNVIAEIVKELDSVEASRNDQIRKIVGMIYSLSEQVGRTLPQRKTLLGGCKEKGAFRLPSYPHRPEGWFWLREAFRPIWNRVFPDSNIDVDRLTIMVVSIVPRLIFLFPEQGEENMQFITQLIQRGTKENGAIDGR
- a CDS encoding MATE family efflux transporter; the encoded protein is MADNYNNERIQLLAEGDIGSALFKLSAPAVAGMMVMAIYNVVDTFFVSLLRDTTAVAATGIVFPLFQLIGSIGLTFGMGAASVISRKLGENDYKEANRTAATALYTSLGVGIAFALVGATFIKPLLVLFGATDSILSTADLYGRVIVGGSIFQVTNMTLNNILRSEGAALHSSTGQIIGAVMNIILDPLFIFALNMGITGAAIATVISQGISTLYLASYYFRDKGAINPFKRSYFHPRVRTYRNIMNMGIPTFVRQILGSISFGIVNNAAGVYGDSSIAAVSINFRLFSLLMMALFGLAQGLQPLAGYNYGARRFDRVRQTIRIVFGVASGIGLFAGILCFIFAPAIMRVFAPQDPDVIAMGSEAMRMMALSLIPVGLVIMFGGIFQALGNGRYALILAAGQQGLFLIPLVLILPRFFGISGVFAAQPAGFVFALLVGVILFLRQSNVLKARETNMLEG
- a CDS encoding CBS domain-containing protein, with translation MKIIIGHTNMDLDCIGSIVLAKYLFPDHQAIRSRLLHPVARKMHNIYRHKLTFLNPKDLEGETVEKIVIVDTRAMSRVKEYFQFIKNDNYEVEIFDHHPGEAEGFPAALIHSMPCGANTSQIGLKLMQRKIAVDPEDATVALAGIYADTGNFTHENVQEVDFSVASYLLTCGASLPMVKRFLKPLSGTYQVTLFHELLNRLTYHSIHGHQVITSYWEIETETEGLGAVVEKVFEVENQDLFFATFHFPKKKKTLIIARNQKNTIDLNDILRIFGGGGHPKAGSAMVKHEDGRFVHKKLLEHLEEMLAPAITAEELMSSPVHTILDTASLLEASILLEKLGHTGIPVICETGALAGFITLRDIMKGRRAEQMHSPVKGYMTRNLITAAPETTVREIEEKLFDNNIGHLPIIKAEKLAGIVTRTDFLNFAKNEKRKQQRAMQEVGIPVA